In the Onychostoma macrolepis isolate SWU-2019 chromosome 09, ASM1243209v1, whole genome shotgun sequence genome, one interval contains:
- the zmym2 gene encoding zinc finger MYM-type protein 2 isoform X2: MDGDLEARADVEEAGTATGGEEGEGHMETTPRTEQNPSAEEPQTAPDLPKASEDNDDDVVLVEEPPAHSQGRVQPPSPTPAETLAAAKDCTESATTATASSKVPSPPASAATTGTAESTTAKSQSEPIVIDDEEDSELKGAASSSLSPPEAEDALSSTEPDSEIKIASVTTLGTDSSADAMATSTATPLALCAQEDINLMITNVTSLKGEGSPAAARLDGLEGAENGLQISSAFSLNPEAQQNQGTAGRPSSTFNPGRIGAASQPVQNGETGTHQRSDSWISQSASFPRNQKQPGVDSPSPAAPLPKPPCQSSSGSQQPQRTMKVTCANCKKPLKKGQTAYQRKGSSHLFCSTTCLSAFSHKPAPKKSCTMCKKDITNMKGGTIVAQVDSSESFQEFCSTGCLAAYENKQNPQKNQLKTKCTVCGKLTEIRHEVSFKNVTHKICSDTCFNRYRMANGLIMNCCEQCGNYLPSRATANHFLLIDGQQKRFCCQNCIRDYKQTHGKIVQCSGCKVMCRSFDATQCIGSNGAMESYCTTACMTKSKFAAAAQNSEPSCHFCKRNALPQYQATLPEGKVLSFCSSQCVTKFQNATIQTSANGQIAASASENIQLKCNYCRGSFNLKPEILEWEDKVYQFCSKACCEDYKKLHCIVTFCEYCQEEKTLHETVKFSGVKRPFCSEGCKLLFKQDFARRLGLKCVTCNHCTQMCKKSLTKQIDGVSRDFCSETCAKKFHDWYYKAARCDCCKVQGNLTESVQWRAEMKHFCDQQCLLRFYCQQNEPNMATQKGPENTALGFGGATQASKMGPVSFAGGGILKDVKNKAVLCKPLTMTKATYCKPHMQSKPLQTDEVGVEGSGKEYVPVPVPVPVYVPVPMNLYAQATPTPFAIPVPVPVPVFLPTTLQNAEQIVKTISELKAKVPSDPLEADLIAMAEVIAQEDEKPKCSNIKCEKGSREVKLESVKHENGSGSSEEEEEDKYEPDLDLEKDLPLASEPVSVERLDTDTLFSLPPVLSEEKEKTPRPRTRRRGQKRRAVEEESSSSLSSSPTVESSAADSSFSLNTRYGLNAWRRWATSEASPSSQFKGKERKQVSLLSLSPAELNLSLSHFVKEVRRPNGECYTPDSLLYLCLGIQKHLQEKGRTVDLFGDPQYHMFGEELNKLLKDWQPSVLPDGSRWGRVEEQHLWSSGQIGEQTPSVLLRSLLYLNTKYFGLRTTEQHLRLSFGNVYGPSSSKPHSHETTVCIRIPSISQEQHEQSGSKRRRKDDCDSNFEADSGSGGSAHCPVKKHECRLYELYLSKCPESVRQRTDFLYLKPEVSASSDSPLWFSSTPLEKSALARLLTRVLLVRDIYKDSQQEEEGV; encoded by the exons ATGGATGGAGATTTGGAAGCCAGGGCAGATGTTGAGGAGGCAGGTACAGCCACAGGGGGGGAGGAGGGGGAAGGACATATGGAAACCACACCCAGAACAGAGCAGAATCCATCTGCAGAAGAGCCACAGACAGCACCAGACCTGCCCAAGGCCTCTGAAGACAATGATGATGATGTAGTATTGGTGGAAGAGCCTCCTGCTCACTCTCAGGGGAGAGTCCAGCCCCCCAGTCCCACACCTGCAGAGACCCTCGCTGCTGCCAAAGACTGTACAGAGTCGGCTACCACGGCAACAGCTTCCTCCAAGGTGCCCAGTCCTCCCGCCTCTGCAGCTACCACTGGCACAGCCGAATCCACAACGGCCAAAAGCCAGAGTGAGCCAATCGTTATCGACGACGAGGAAGATTCGGAGCTCAAGGGGGCTGCCTCTTCCTCACTGTCGCCCCCTGAGGCCGAGGATGCCCTGAGCAGCACGGAGCCTGACTCTGAAATCAAAATCGCTAGCGTTACCACGCTGGGAACAGACTCTTCGGCGGATGCCATGGCAACGTCAACAGCAACGCCACTGGCGCTGTGCGCTCAAGAGGATATAAACCTCATGATCACGAACGTGACGTCGCTGAAAGGTGAGGGCAGTCCAGCGGCTGCCCGGTTGGATGGTTTGGAGGGGGCTGAGAATGGTCTGCAGATCAGCAGTGCGTTCAGCCTGAACCCAGAGGCCCAGCAGAACCAGGGTACAGCCGGCAGACCTTCATCCACGTTCAACCCAGGACGCATCGGTGCTGCAAGTCAGCCTGTGCAGAATGGAGAAACGGGGACCCACCAAAGATCTG aTTCATGGATCTCCCAGTCGGCCTCTTTTCCCCGTAACCAGAAGCAGCCTGGAGTGGACTCACCATCTCCTGCAGCTCCTTTGCCCAAACCACCCTGCCAGTCGTCCTCAGGATCCCAGCAGCCGCAGCGCACCATGAAAGTCACATGCGCCAACTGTAAGAAGCCTTTGAAGAAAGGCCAGACTGCGTACCAGCGCAAGGGCTCGTCCCACCTGTTCTGTTCGACAACCTGCCTGTCTGCCTTCTCCCACAAGCCCGCTCCCAAGAAGAGCTGCACCATGTGCAAGAA AGACATTACCAATATGAAAGGAGGCACCATAGTGGCCCAGGTGGACTCCAGTGAATCATTTCAGGAGTTCTGTAGCACAGGCTGCTTGGCAGCTtatgaaaacaaacagaatCCTCAGAAGAACCAGCTCAAAACAAAGTGCACCGTCTGTGGAAAACTCACTGAG ATTCGACATGAGGTGAGCTTTAAGAACGTGACCCACAAGATCTGCAGTGACACGTGCTTCAATCGTTACCGTATGGCTAACGGGCTCATCATGAACTGCTGCGAACAGTGTGGGAACTACCTGCCTAGTCGTGCAACAGCGAACCACTTTTTACTCATCGACGGTCAGCAGAAACGCTTTTGCTGTCAAAATTGCATCAGGGACTATAAACAG aCTCATGGGAAGATAGTGCAGTGTAGTGGCTGTAAGGTGATGTGCAGATCATTTGATGCCACTCAGTGTATTGGGTCAAATGGAGCCATGGAGTCTTACTGCACCACAGCCTGTATGACCAAGAGCAAATTCGCAGCTGCTGCACAGA ATTCTGAGCCCTCATGCCACTTCTGTAAGAGAAATGCATTACCTCAGTACCAGGCAACTCTACCTGAAGGGAAGGTTTTGAGCTTCTGCAGTTCACAATGTGTCACCAAGTTCCAG AATGCCACCATCCAAACATCAGCCAATGGGCAAATTGCTGCTTCAGCTTCTGAGAACATCCAGCTGAAATGTAACTACTGTCGTGGTTCCTTCAACCTGAAGCCAGAGATTCTGGAGTGGGAG GATAAGGTGTATCAGTTCTGCAGTAAGGCCTGTTGTGAGGACTACAAGAAGCTCCACTGCATAGTGACGTTCTGCGAATACTGTCAGGAAGAGAAGACTCTGCATGAGACTGTGAAGTTTTCGGGTGTGAAGAGGCCCTTTTGTAGTGAAG GTTGTAAGTTACTGTTCAAGCAGGATTTCGCCAGGCGTCTGGGCCTAAAGTGTGTCACTTGCAACCACTGCACTCAGATGTGTAAGAAATCTCTCACCAAACAAATAGACGGAGTCAGCAGGGACTTCTGCAGTGAGACGTGTGCTAAAAAGTTTCACGACTGGTACTACAAG GCGGCGCGCTGCGACTGCTGTAAGGTACAGGGGAACCTGACGGAGTCTGTGCAGTGGCGTGCAGAGATGAAGCATTTCTGTGACCAGCAGTGTCTTTTGCGCTTCTACTGCCAACAGAACGAGCCCAACATGGCCACGCAGAAAGGGCCAGAAAACACAGCTTTAG GGTTTGGAGGAGCAACCCAAGCATCTAAGATG GGGCCTGTATCGTTTGCTGGGGGAGGGATCCTGAAGGATGTGAAGAATAAAGCTGTACTCTGTAAGCCCCTCACCATGACCAAGGCCACCTACTGCAAACCCCACATGCAGAGCAAACCACTGCAGACAG ATGAGGTAGGTGTGGAGGGCTCAGGAAAGGAGTATGTTCCTGTTCCAGTCCCTGTTCCCGTTTACGTCCCAGTTCCCATGAACCTCTATGCTCAGGCCACGCCCACTCCTTTTGCAATACCTGTACCG GTGCCTGTGCCAGTGTTTCTACCAACCACGCTGCAAAACGCTGAGCAGATTGTGAAGACCATCAGTGAGCTCAAAGCCAAAGTCCCCTCTGACCCTCTGGAAGCTGATCTAATAGCGATGGCTGAAGTGATTGCACAAGAAGATGAGAAACCCAAATGCTCAA ACATCAAATGTGAAAAGGGCAGTAGAGAAGTGAAGCTGGAAAGTGTAAAACATGAAAATGGCAGTGGTAGCTcagaagaggaggaagaagacAAGTATGAACCAGATTTGGACTTGGAGAAGGACCTCCCCCTAG CATCAGAGCCTGTCTCGGTTGAGCGTCTGGATACAGACACACTCTTCTCATTGCCTCCAGTCCTGTCTGAGGAGAAAGAGAAGACACCTCGGCCCAGAACCAGGAGGAGG GGCCAGAAGAGGCGGGCAGTAGAGGAAGAGTCTTCATCCTCGTTATCCTCGTCACCAACGGTAGAGTCCTCAGCAGCAGATAGCTCTTTCTCCTTGAACACCAGATACGGTTTAAATGCATGGAGGAGATGGGCCACATCTGAAGCCTCACCGTCCAGCCAGTTCAAAGGAAAAGAGAGGAAACAAG TTAGTCTCCTGTCCCTGAGCCCAGCCGAGCTGAATCTGTCTTTATCTCACTTCGTCAAAGAGGTGCGTCGACCCAATGGGGAGTGCTATACTCCAGACAGCCTCCTTTACCTCTGTCTTGGCATCCAGAAG catttacaagaaaaagGAAGGACGGTTGACCTCTTTGGTGACCCGCAGTACCACATGTTTGGGGAAGAACTGAACAAGCTCCTCAAAGACTGGCAACCCAGTGTCCTTCCTGATG GTTCGCGGTGGGGTCGTGTTGAAGAGCAGCATCTGTGGAGCAGCGGGCAGATTGGGGAGCAGACGCCCTCTGTCCTGCTGAGATCACTCCTTTATCTCAACACCAAATACTTTGGTCTTCGAACCACTGAACAGCACTTACGCCTCTCGTTTGGAAATGTCTACGGCCCAAGCAGTTCCAAACCACACAGCCACGAGACCACCGTCTGTATACGCATCCCCTCCATCTCACAGGAGCAGCACG AGCAATCAGGAAGTAAGAGAAGGCGTAAAGACGACTGTGACTCGAACTTTGAGGCGGACAGTGGTTCAGGAGGATCTGCTCACTGTCCTGTTAAGAAACATGAATGCCGACTGTATGAGCTTTACCTTTCGAAGTG CCCAGAGTCTGTGAGACAGAGGACAGATTTTTTGTACCTGAAGCCAGAGGTCTCTGCTTCCTCGGACAGTCCGCTGTGGTTCAGCTCGACGCCTCTAGAGAAGAGCGCTTTGGCTAGGCTCCTGACTCGAGTGCTGCTGGTCAGAGATATCTATAAGGACAGCCAGCAGGAAGAGGAGGGAGTCTAG
- the zmym2 gene encoding zinc finger MYM-type protein 2 isoform X1 — MDGDLEARADVEEAGTATGGEEGEGHMETTPRTEQNPSAEEPQTAPDLPKASEDNDDDVVLVEEPPAHSQGRVQPPSPTPAETLAAAKDCTESATTATASSKVPSPPASAATTGTAESTTAKSQSEPIVIDDEEDSELKGAASSSLSPPEAEDALSSTEPDSEIKIASVTTLGTDSSADAMATSTATPLALCAQEDINLMITNVTSLKGEGSPAAARLDGLEGAENGLQISSAFSLNPEAQQNQGTAGRPSSTFNPGRIGAASQPVQNGETGTHQRSDSWISQSASFPRNQKQPGVDSPSPAAPLPKPPCQSSSGSQQPQRTMKVTCANCKKPLKKGQTAYQRKGSSHLFCSTTCLSAFSHKPAPKKSCTMCKKDITNMKGGTIVAQVDSSESFQEFCSTGCLAAYENKQNPQKNQLKTKCTVCGKLTEIRHEVSFKNVTHKICSDTCFNRYRMANGLIMNCCEQCGNYLPSRATANHFLLIDGQQKRFCCQNCIRDYKQTHGKIVQCSGCKVMCRSFDATQCIGSNGAMESYCTTACMTKSKFAAAAQNSEPSCHFCKRNALPQYQATLPEGKVLSFCSSQCVTKFQNATIQTSANGQIAASASENIQLKCNYCRGSFNLKPEILEWEDKVYQFCSKACCEDYKKLHCIVTFCEYCQEEKTLHETVKFSGVKRPFCSEGCKLLFKQDFARRLGLKCVTCNHCTQMCKKSLTKQIDGVSRDFCSETCAKKFHDWYYKAARCDCCKVQGNLTESVQWRAEMKHFCDQQCLLRFYCQQNEPNMATQKGPENTALGFGGATQASKMSFTQGPVSFAGGGILKDVKNKAVLCKPLTMTKATYCKPHMQSKPLQTDEVGVEGSGKEYVPVPVPVPVYVPVPMNLYAQATPTPFAIPVPVPVPVFLPTTLQNAEQIVKTISELKAKVPSDPLEADLIAMAEVIAQEDEKPKCSNIKCEKGSREVKLESVKHENGSGSSEEEEEDKYEPDLDLEKDLPLASEPVSVERLDTDTLFSLPPVLSEEKEKTPRPRTRRRGQKRRAVEEESSSSLSSSPTVESSAADSSFSLNTRYGLNAWRRWATSEASPSSQFKGKERKQVSLLSLSPAELNLSLSHFVKEVRRPNGECYTPDSLLYLCLGIQKHLQEKGRTVDLFGDPQYHMFGEELNKLLKDWQPSVLPDGSRWGRVEEQHLWSSGQIGEQTPSVLLRSLLYLNTKYFGLRTTEQHLRLSFGNVYGPSSSKPHSHETTVCIRIPSISQEQHEQSGSKRRRKDDCDSNFEADSGSGGSAHCPVKKHECRLYELYLSKCPESVRQRTDFLYLKPEVSASSDSPLWFSSTPLEKSALARLLTRVLLVRDIYKDSQQEEEGV, encoded by the exons ATGGATGGAGATTTGGAAGCCAGGGCAGATGTTGAGGAGGCAGGTACAGCCACAGGGGGGGAGGAGGGGGAAGGACATATGGAAACCACACCCAGAACAGAGCAGAATCCATCTGCAGAAGAGCCACAGACAGCACCAGACCTGCCCAAGGCCTCTGAAGACAATGATGATGATGTAGTATTGGTGGAAGAGCCTCCTGCTCACTCTCAGGGGAGAGTCCAGCCCCCCAGTCCCACACCTGCAGAGACCCTCGCTGCTGCCAAAGACTGTACAGAGTCGGCTACCACGGCAACAGCTTCCTCCAAGGTGCCCAGTCCTCCCGCCTCTGCAGCTACCACTGGCACAGCCGAATCCACAACGGCCAAAAGCCAGAGTGAGCCAATCGTTATCGACGACGAGGAAGATTCGGAGCTCAAGGGGGCTGCCTCTTCCTCACTGTCGCCCCCTGAGGCCGAGGATGCCCTGAGCAGCACGGAGCCTGACTCTGAAATCAAAATCGCTAGCGTTACCACGCTGGGAACAGACTCTTCGGCGGATGCCATGGCAACGTCAACAGCAACGCCACTGGCGCTGTGCGCTCAAGAGGATATAAACCTCATGATCACGAACGTGACGTCGCTGAAAGGTGAGGGCAGTCCAGCGGCTGCCCGGTTGGATGGTTTGGAGGGGGCTGAGAATGGTCTGCAGATCAGCAGTGCGTTCAGCCTGAACCCAGAGGCCCAGCAGAACCAGGGTACAGCCGGCAGACCTTCATCCACGTTCAACCCAGGACGCATCGGTGCTGCAAGTCAGCCTGTGCAGAATGGAGAAACGGGGACCCACCAAAGATCTG aTTCATGGATCTCCCAGTCGGCCTCTTTTCCCCGTAACCAGAAGCAGCCTGGAGTGGACTCACCATCTCCTGCAGCTCCTTTGCCCAAACCACCCTGCCAGTCGTCCTCAGGATCCCAGCAGCCGCAGCGCACCATGAAAGTCACATGCGCCAACTGTAAGAAGCCTTTGAAGAAAGGCCAGACTGCGTACCAGCGCAAGGGCTCGTCCCACCTGTTCTGTTCGACAACCTGCCTGTCTGCCTTCTCCCACAAGCCCGCTCCCAAGAAGAGCTGCACCATGTGCAAGAA AGACATTACCAATATGAAAGGAGGCACCATAGTGGCCCAGGTGGACTCCAGTGAATCATTTCAGGAGTTCTGTAGCACAGGCTGCTTGGCAGCTtatgaaaacaaacagaatCCTCAGAAGAACCAGCTCAAAACAAAGTGCACCGTCTGTGGAAAACTCACTGAG ATTCGACATGAGGTGAGCTTTAAGAACGTGACCCACAAGATCTGCAGTGACACGTGCTTCAATCGTTACCGTATGGCTAACGGGCTCATCATGAACTGCTGCGAACAGTGTGGGAACTACCTGCCTAGTCGTGCAACAGCGAACCACTTTTTACTCATCGACGGTCAGCAGAAACGCTTTTGCTGTCAAAATTGCATCAGGGACTATAAACAG aCTCATGGGAAGATAGTGCAGTGTAGTGGCTGTAAGGTGATGTGCAGATCATTTGATGCCACTCAGTGTATTGGGTCAAATGGAGCCATGGAGTCTTACTGCACCACAGCCTGTATGACCAAGAGCAAATTCGCAGCTGCTGCACAGA ATTCTGAGCCCTCATGCCACTTCTGTAAGAGAAATGCATTACCTCAGTACCAGGCAACTCTACCTGAAGGGAAGGTTTTGAGCTTCTGCAGTTCACAATGTGTCACCAAGTTCCAG AATGCCACCATCCAAACATCAGCCAATGGGCAAATTGCTGCTTCAGCTTCTGAGAACATCCAGCTGAAATGTAACTACTGTCGTGGTTCCTTCAACCTGAAGCCAGAGATTCTGGAGTGGGAG GATAAGGTGTATCAGTTCTGCAGTAAGGCCTGTTGTGAGGACTACAAGAAGCTCCACTGCATAGTGACGTTCTGCGAATACTGTCAGGAAGAGAAGACTCTGCATGAGACTGTGAAGTTTTCGGGTGTGAAGAGGCCCTTTTGTAGTGAAG GTTGTAAGTTACTGTTCAAGCAGGATTTCGCCAGGCGTCTGGGCCTAAAGTGTGTCACTTGCAACCACTGCACTCAGATGTGTAAGAAATCTCTCACCAAACAAATAGACGGAGTCAGCAGGGACTTCTGCAGTGAGACGTGTGCTAAAAAGTTTCACGACTGGTACTACAAG GCGGCGCGCTGCGACTGCTGTAAGGTACAGGGGAACCTGACGGAGTCTGTGCAGTGGCGTGCAGAGATGAAGCATTTCTGTGACCAGCAGTGTCTTTTGCGCTTCTACTGCCAACAGAACGAGCCCAACATGGCCACGCAGAAAGGGCCAGAAAACACAGCTTTAG GGTTTGGAGGAGCAACCCAAGCATCTAAGATG TCGTTTACTCAGGGGCCTGTATCGTTTGCTGGGGGAGGGATCCTGAAGGATGTGAAGAATAAAGCTGTACTCTGTAAGCCCCTCACCATGACCAAGGCCACCTACTGCAAACCCCACATGCAGAGCAAACCACTGCAGACAG ATGAGGTAGGTGTGGAGGGCTCAGGAAAGGAGTATGTTCCTGTTCCAGTCCCTGTTCCCGTTTACGTCCCAGTTCCCATGAACCTCTATGCTCAGGCCACGCCCACTCCTTTTGCAATACCTGTACCG GTGCCTGTGCCAGTGTTTCTACCAACCACGCTGCAAAACGCTGAGCAGATTGTGAAGACCATCAGTGAGCTCAAAGCCAAAGTCCCCTCTGACCCTCTGGAAGCTGATCTAATAGCGATGGCTGAAGTGATTGCACAAGAAGATGAGAAACCCAAATGCTCAA ACATCAAATGTGAAAAGGGCAGTAGAGAAGTGAAGCTGGAAAGTGTAAAACATGAAAATGGCAGTGGTAGCTcagaagaggaggaagaagacAAGTATGAACCAGATTTGGACTTGGAGAAGGACCTCCCCCTAG CATCAGAGCCTGTCTCGGTTGAGCGTCTGGATACAGACACACTCTTCTCATTGCCTCCAGTCCTGTCTGAGGAGAAAGAGAAGACACCTCGGCCCAGAACCAGGAGGAGG GGCCAGAAGAGGCGGGCAGTAGAGGAAGAGTCTTCATCCTCGTTATCCTCGTCACCAACGGTAGAGTCCTCAGCAGCAGATAGCTCTTTCTCCTTGAACACCAGATACGGTTTAAATGCATGGAGGAGATGGGCCACATCTGAAGCCTCACCGTCCAGCCAGTTCAAAGGAAAAGAGAGGAAACAAG TTAGTCTCCTGTCCCTGAGCCCAGCCGAGCTGAATCTGTCTTTATCTCACTTCGTCAAAGAGGTGCGTCGACCCAATGGGGAGTGCTATACTCCAGACAGCCTCCTTTACCTCTGTCTTGGCATCCAGAAG catttacaagaaaaagGAAGGACGGTTGACCTCTTTGGTGACCCGCAGTACCACATGTTTGGGGAAGAACTGAACAAGCTCCTCAAAGACTGGCAACCCAGTGTCCTTCCTGATG GTTCGCGGTGGGGTCGTGTTGAAGAGCAGCATCTGTGGAGCAGCGGGCAGATTGGGGAGCAGACGCCCTCTGTCCTGCTGAGATCACTCCTTTATCTCAACACCAAATACTTTGGTCTTCGAACCACTGAACAGCACTTACGCCTCTCGTTTGGAAATGTCTACGGCCCAAGCAGTTCCAAACCACACAGCCACGAGACCACCGTCTGTATACGCATCCCCTCCATCTCACAGGAGCAGCACG AGCAATCAGGAAGTAAGAGAAGGCGTAAAGACGACTGTGACTCGAACTTTGAGGCGGACAGTGGTTCAGGAGGATCTGCTCACTGTCCTGTTAAGAAACATGAATGCCGACTGTATGAGCTTTACCTTTCGAAGTG CCCAGAGTCTGTGAGACAGAGGACAGATTTTTTGTACCTGAAGCCAGAGGTCTCTGCTTCCTCGGACAGTCCGCTGTGGTTCAGCTCGACGCCTCTAGAGAAGAGCGCTTTGGCTAGGCTCCTGACTCGAGTGCTGCTGGTCAGAGATATCTATAAGGACAGCCAGCAGGAAGAGGAGGGAGTCTAG